Proteins found in one Hypericibacter terrae genomic segment:
- a CDS encoding mechanosensitive ion channel family protein, with product MGAAIRCLIVAIGLFLPSPLAVSADAAAPPPAGMTQQQYDDLVKAVGQSVVQTLTEKGLVAAPASPTSATPARNEEQLLAERIRTTVDAIPTVLGGYSEVGGELALLPERLDRTSAGGRGPWGFLGLLALMTALAVLADRGMARLTRAKRNAVVQRFSAEGGLWRVAGIAILDACALLALWAVAQFSLGSLFARAGFQTQVAAIVLEGLVTWRAFWLLFRIYLRPELPAMRLAPVSDGNARHILRLLVFCVLVGVLGRSWIGLLASPAAISAAILTNSFVEIAIFIVVLFSLRGAMASWLLGLIDPESRQRVGIRVALAQHWHWIVLPILILLGLGRIYDAVSDQFAFPFGAILTLNILIGLLFAETLWSFILRQHRAAVLAASGKATPGRLLPFLVRAVRATMWVVAAAVLVRTWAVDVLNLVDEQAWSQFSRAWTTTVVTALLAYFAWEAVHFATERRRDRPRAGVTGPESETGPTSVGATRLETLAPILRLMLGIIIIITAALTILESLGVSITPVIAGASIFGLAISFGSQTLVHDIVSGLFYLADDAFRVGEYIDVGKAKGTVEGFTLRSIRMRHQNGQIHTIPFGQLGQITNFSRDWSTLKFNLRLVRETDLDKLRKVTKKIGLAMMEDPQFKNDFLEPLKFQGIAEVADTATVMRFKMTVRPVRPTYVQREAMKRLISGFKEAGIEFAGAGYVLPTVATPTPTPAPAPAAAMPATR from the coding sequence AAAGCGGTCGGGCAGTCGGTCGTCCAGACGCTGACGGAGAAGGGCCTGGTGGCGGCGCCCGCGTCTCCCACCTCGGCCACGCCCGCCAGGAACGAGGAGCAGCTGCTGGCGGAGCGGATCCGCACCACCGTCGACGCGATACCGACGGTCCTCGGCGGCTATTCGGAGGTCGGGGGCGAGCTGGCGCTCCTGCCGGAGCGGCTGGACCGGACCAGCGCCGGCGGTCGCGGGCCGTGGGGCTTTCTCGGGCTGCTCGCCCTGATGACGGCCCTGGCCGTCCTGGCCGACCGTGGCATGGCACGCCTGACCCGCGCCAAACGGAACGCCGTCGTTCAGCGGTTCTCCGCGGAAGGCGGTCTGTGGCGGGTGGCGGGGATCGCCATCCTCGATGCCTGCGCGCTTCTCGCGTTATGGGCGGTGGCCCAGTTCTCGCTGGGCAGCCTGTTCGCGAGGGCAGGGTTCCAGACGCAGGTCGCGGCGATCGTTCTCGAAGGGCTCGTGACCTGGCGGGCGTTCTGGCTTCTGTTCCGGATCTATCTGCGGCCTGAATTGCCTGCGATGCGGCTCGCTCCGGTTTCCGACGGCAACGCCCGCCATATCCTGCGGCTCCTCGTGTTTTGCGTGCTGGTGGGTGTCCTCGGCCGATCCTGGATCGGCCTGCTCGCATCGCCGGCGGCGATTTCCGCAGCGATCCTGACCAACAGCTTCGTCGAGATCGCCATCTTTATCGTCGTGCTCTTCAGTCTGCGCGGCGCCATGGCCAGTTGGCTCCTCGGACTCATCGATCCCGAGAGCCGGCAGCGGGTTGGCATCCGGGTCGCGCTGGCGCAGCACTGGCATTGGATCGTGCTGCCGATCCTGATCCTGCTCGGCCTGGGCCGCATCTATGACGCGGTGTCGGATCAGTTCGCCTTCCCCTTCGGCGCCATCCTCACGCTGAACATTCTCATCGGCTTGCTGTTCGCCGAGACATTATGGTCGTTCATCCTGAGGCAACATCGCGCCGCTGTCCTCGCGGCCTCCGGCAAGGCAACTCCCGGCCGGTTGCTGCCCTTCCTGGTGCGGGCCGTTCGTGCCACCATGTGGGTCGTGGCGGCCGCCGTGCTGGTGCGGACCTGGGCCGTCGATGTGCTCAACCTGGTCGACGAGCAGGCCTGGAGTCAGTTCAGCCGGGCCTGGACGACGACGGTCGTGACGGCGCTTCTGGCCTATTTCGCTTGGGAAGCGGTTCACTTCGCGACGGAACGGCGGCGCGACCGCCCCAGGGCGGGGGTGACGGGGCCGGAGAGCGAAACCGGCCCGACATCGGTCGGCGCCACCCGCCTCGAGACGCTGGCCCCGATCCTGCGCCTGATGCTCGGCATCATCATCATCATCACGGCGGCCCTGACGATCCTGGAGAGCCTGGGCGTCAGCATCACGCCCGTCATCGCCGGGGCCTCGATCTTCGGCCTGGCGATCTCCTTTGGCAGCCAGACCCTGGTCCACGACATCGTCTCGGGGCTTTTCTATCTCGCGGACGATGCGTTCCGGGTGGGCGAATATATCGATGTCGGCAAGGCGAAGGGTACGGTCGAGGGCTTCACGCTGCGCTCGATCCGCATGCGCCATCAGAACGGACAGATCCATACCATCCCGTTCGGTCAGCTCGGACAGATCACGAACTTCAGCCGCGACTGGTCGACGCTGAAGTTCAATCTGCGCCTCGTGCGCGAGACCGACCTCGACAAGCTCCGCAAGGTCACCAAGAAGATCGGGCTTGCGATGATGGAGGACCCCCAGTTCAAGAACGATTTTCTGGAGCCGCTGAAGTTTCAGGGGATCGCGGAGGTGGCCGACACCGCGACCGTCATGCGCTTCAAGATGACGGTGCGTCCGGTCCGGCCGACTTACGTCCAGCGCGAGGCCATGAAGCGGCTGATCAGCGGCTTCAAGGAGGCCGGGATCGAGTTCGCCGGCGCCGGTTATGTGCTGCCGACGGTCGCGACACCGACACCGACACCGGCACCGGCGCCCGCTGCCGCCATGCCCGCCACGCGCTAA
- the hemP gene encoding hemin uptake protein HemP yields the protein MVVRKRRPGAWVGYRLTLNAIDTDRAKAGLGADAACTAPARPASDPQTEAPSGVSSRDLLRGRQELLIHHGEEVYRLRLTGRGKLILTK from the coding sequence GTGGTGGTTCGCAAACGGCGGCCAGGTGCTTGGGTGGGATATCGATTGACCTTGAACGCCATCGACACCGACCGGGCCAAGGCCGGGCTGGGGGCGGATGCAGCTTGCACCGCGCCTGCACGACCCGCGTCTGACCCGCAAACGGAAGCACCTTCGGGCGTGAGCAGCCGCGACCTCCTGCGGGGGAGGCAAGAGCTGCTGATCCATCACGGCGAGGAGGTCTATCGGCTCCGCCTCACAGGGAGAGGGAAGCTCATTTTGACGAAATAG
- a CDS encoding energy transducer TonB, which yields MTKPAIFSALFHGLILAAFILAWPKEPPAPADAGMAGSVAVMILSGGGVPAAAAPSTPAPSPADSQTAEIESAPPAPQATDSVPISDPGAVPAEKMPPVEMELAEPPPLIDETEFAEASVSEAEPMTLAELPLEAMPEPPPPVEEALDVEKTLEKPVVEEQQVAEKPKPLPAIKPTPPRETATQAKTAPPPPQPLDMQLASLAPATATATDASPAAAAPASTAAPAAASAGESSSDAVSPSQTASLETSAGAGTPTGANFMPGPSAAEQADYASLLAAWLDRHKEYPDRARRKHQEGVVLCEFAIDREGHVLRYRILQGSGYELLDAEASDLMARANPVPPPPAGMDQTYVVPIVFALN from the coding sequence ATGACGAAGCCGGCCATTTTTTCGGCCCTGTTTCACGGCTTGATCCTGGCCGCATTCATCCTCGCCTGGCCCAAGGAACCGCCGGCCCCGGCCGATGCCGGCATGGCGGGCAGCGTCGCGGTCATGATCCTCAGCGGCGGCGGTGTTCCCGCCGCTGCCGCGCCGAGCACGCCGGCCCCCTCGCCCGCCGACAGCCAAACCGCCGAGATCGAGAGCGCACCCCCGGCCCCGCAGGCCACGGATTCTGTTCCTATATCGGATCCGGGCGCGGTCCCGGCCGAAAAGATGCCGCCGGTCGAGATGGAACTGGCCGAGCCGCCGCCGCTGATCGACGAAACGGAGTTCGCTGAAGCATCGGTGTCAGAAGCTGAGCCGATGACGCTGGCCGAGTTACCGCTCGAAGCGATGCCGGAGCCGCCTCCGCCTGTCGAAGAAGCGCTGGACGTCGAGAAAACCCTCGAGAAGCCCGTGGTGGAGGAACAGCAGGTCGCGGAGAAACCGAAGCCCCTGCCCGCGATTAAGCCGACACCGCCACGCGAGACCGCGACCCAGGCAAAGACCGCGCCGCCGCCGCCGCAACCCCTCGATATGCAGCTCGCCTCCCTAGCCCCCGCGACGGCAACCGCCACGGACGCGAGCCCCGCGGCGGCGGCTCCCGCTTCGACGGCAGCGCCCGCCGCGGCCAGCGCAGGCGAGAGCAGCAGCGACGCGGTCAGCCCCTCGCAAACGGCATCGCTCGAGACCAGCGCCGGTGCCGGAACGCCCACCGGGGCGAACTTCATGCCCGGCCCGTCGGCAGCGGAGCAGGCAGACTATGCGAGCCTGCTGGCGGCCTGGCTCGACCGCCACAAGGAATATCCCGACCGCGCCCGGCGCAAGCATCAGGAAGGCGTCGTGCTCTGCGAGTTCGCGATCGACCGCGAAGGCCATGTGCTGCGCTATCGCATTCTCCAGGGCTCGGGCTATGAGCTGCTGGACGCGGAGGCGAGCGATCTGATGGCGCGCGCCAACCCGGTGCCCCCGCCCCCGGCCGGCATGGACCAGACCTATGTGGTGCCGATCGTCTTCGCGCTGAATTAG